The following coding sequences are from one Leptolyngbya sp. NIES-3755 window:
- a CDS encoding guanine deaminase (similar to AA sequence:cyanobase_aa:LBDG_07640) has protein sequence MTVKAFRSAILDFVADPFSVSELESVRYFSDGLLVIENGTIKELGEYDQLKDRYAGIETIHYANNLILPGFIDLHIHFPQTEMMAAYGEQLLEWLEKFTFPVERKFRDKAYCDQIAPIFIDQLLRNGTTTALVLAAVFPESVEALFEESDRRKMRLIAGKVMMDRNAPDFLRDTAKSSYEESKALIEKWHNKGRSLYAVTPRFAPTSTPEQLKYAGQLLEEFSDVYLHTHLSENVNEVAWVKELFPESQGYVDAYDQFGLVGERSIFAHCVQLTEAEFDRLSEAKSTIAFCPTSNTFLGSGLFNLERAISAPIKVGFATDVGGGTSFSMFQTAGEAYKVTQLRRQKLSPFQAMFLATLGGARALSLDDKIGNFDAGKEADFIVIDLRSTPIMALRNQGEMPTTLEELSDRLFSLMIMGDDRAVQATYILGELAYQK, from the coding sequence ATGACTGTCAAAGCCTTTCGCAGTGCAATTTTAGATTTTGTCGCTGATCCGTTCTCTGTGTCTGAGCTTGAAAGTGTGCGGTATTTTTCTGATGGTTTGCTAGTAATTGAAAACGGAACAATCAAAGAACTGGGTGAATATGATCAGTTAAAAGACCGATATGCAGGAATTGAAACGATCCATTACGCAAATAATCTCATCCTGCCTGGTTTTATTGATCTACACATTCATTTTCCACAAACCGAAATGATGGCAGCTTATGGAGAACAATTGCTCGAATGGTTGGAGAAGTTTACGTTTCCAGTTGAGCGAAAGTTCCGAGATAAAGCTTACTGTGACCAAATTGCACCCATTTTTATTGATCAGCTTCTGCGAAATGGAACCACCACTGCATTAGTTCTCGCGGCTGTATTTCCCGAATCCGTTGAAGCTTTGTTTGAAGAAAGCGATCGCAGAAAGATGCGCTTAATTGCTGGCAAAGTCATGATGGATCGCAATGCTCCAGATTTCTTACGAGACACGGCAAAATCATCGTATGAAGAGAGCAAAGCACTGATCGAGAAATGGCATAACAAAGGTCGATCGCTCTATGCTGTGACTCCTCGATTTGCACCGACTTCAACACCGGAACAATTAAAATATGCAGGTCAGCTTCTCGAAGAGTTTTCCGATGTTTATCTTCACACGCATCTATCTGAGAATGTGAATGAAGTCGCTTGGGTAAAAGAACTATTCCCAGAGAGTCAAGGGTATGTTGATGCTTATGACCAATTTGGACTGGTGGGAGAACGATCGATCTTTGCTCACTGTGTGCAGTTAACCGAAGCAGAATTCGATCGATTATCCGAAGCGAAATCTACGATCGCATTTTGTCCCACGTCGAATACCTTTCTCGGTAGCGGTTTGTTCAACTTAGAACGTGCAATTTCAGCCCCAATCAAAGTTGGTTTTGCCACAGATGTCGGCGGTGGAACGAGCTTTTCAATGTTCCAAACAGCAGGTGAAGCTTACAAAGTCACACAGCTACGACGACAGAAGCTTTCACCGTTTCAAGCAATGTTCTTAGCTACATTAGGAGGAGCAAGAGCATTGAGTTTAGACGATAAGATTGGCAACTTTGATGCAGGGAAAGAAGCAGATTTTATTGTGATCGATCTGCGCTCAACTCCGATCATGGCACTACGAAATCAAGGTGAGATGCCAACAACCTTGGAAGAATTAAGCGATCGACTATTCAGCCTAATGATTATGGGTGACGATCGAGCGGTTCAAGCTACTTACATTCTCGGTGAGCTTGCATATCAAAAATAA
- a CDS encoding hypothetical protein (hypothetical protein PCC7424_5126;~similar to AA sequence:cyanobase_aa:LBDG_45370), which yields MAIPKVVEEVMDYFSGAVTRIFGLSDDAYPSTGLQPFSGDVYDKKHVKKHFER from the coding sequence ATGGCGATTCCCAAGGTCGTAGAAGAAGTGATGGACTATTTTTCGGGCGCTGTGACTCGGATTTTTGGCTTGAGTGATGATGCTTATCCTAGTACTGGGCTTCAACCCTTCAGCGGCGATGTTTATGACAAGAAACACGTGAAGAAACACTTTGAGCGCTAA
- a CDS encoding hypothetical protein (similar to AA sequence:cyanobase_aa:LBDG_43180) yields MNPLLALNYEPAFERLGDEFFDRVSAAQFPQHLLRFRNEDILAQLGLSDVTDEDFIEAFGKFQGREPFLAMRYHGYQFGTYNPALGDGRGFLYGQVRANDGELYDFGTKGSGRTPYSRGGDGRLTLKGGVREVLAAEMLHRLKVRTSRCLSLVETGEGLWRGDEPSPTRSSVMIRFNRSHIRFGTFERLDAINRKDLIAILLDHVIEIYYPHLSNERDRYALFYSELVEKVAELVAQWMAAGFCHAVLNTDNMSVTGESFDYGPFAFIPSYQPDFTAAYFDYYGRYSYTNQPEICYWNLEMLQIPLRRVIAETDLKSGLEKFESHYQKAYQKRMLYRLGFEQLEASIAKDLVYRTVEFLQAAQIDYHDFFWQITKQFDRSWSENASHIFSQHETSNTELARSFENWRQSYCQALNTLSNVEIDQIPDRLNSYNSEVSLVRSEIEDVWNPIADDDNWQPFYDLLTRIRK; encoded by the coding sequence ATGAATCCGTTACTTGCCCTCAACTATGAGCCAGCGTTTGAGCGATTAGGAGATGAATTCTTCGATCGTGTTTCTGCCGCTCAGTTTCCCCAACATCTGCTCCGATTTCGCAACGAGGATATCTTGGCGCAGTTGGGCTTATCCGATGTGACGGATGAGGATTTTATCGAGGCATTTGGTAAGTTTCAGGGACGAGAACCGTTCCTGGCAATGCGGTATCACGGCTACCAGTTTGGTACGTATAATCCTGCGCTTGGAGATGGTCGCGGCTTTTTGTATGGGCAAGTTCGTGCGAATGATGGTGAATTGTACGATTTTGGCACGAAAGGATCAGGAAGAACGCCTTACTCACGGGGCGGAGATGGGCGATTAACTTTGAAAGGGGGCGTTCGGGAAGTGTTAGCGGCAGAAATGTTGCATCGATTAAAGGTGAGAACTTCACGCTGTTTGAGCTTGGTGGAAACGGGAGAAGGACTTTGGCGCGGAGATGAACCGTCCCCGACTCGATCGTCAGTCATGATTCGGTTTAATCGATCGCATATTCGATTCGGGACATTCGAGCGATTAGATGCGATTAACCGCAAAGATTTGATTGCAATTCTGCTCGATCATGTGATTGAAATTTACTATCCGCATTTGAGCAATGAACGCGATCGATACGCTCTATTTTATTCAGAATTAGTCGAAAAAGTTGCAGAATTAGTCGCGCAATGGATGGCAGCAGGATTTTGTCACGCAGTTTTGAATACTGACAATATGTCTGTGACGGGTGAAAGTTTTGATTATGGTCCGTTTGCGTTTATTCCGTCCTATCAACCGGACTTTACAGCGGCTTACTTTGATTACTATGGTCGGTATTCATATACGAATCAGCCAGAGATTTGCTACTGGAATTTAGAAATGTTGCAGATTCCATTGAGACGAGTCATTGCTGAAACGGATCTAAAATCTGGTTTGGAAAAGTTTGAGTCGCATTATCAGAAAGCCTATCAAAAACGAATGCTATATCGATTGGGATTTGAGCAATTAGAAGCGTCGATCGCAAAAGATTTAGTCTACCGAACTGTTGAATTTTTACAGGCAGCACAGATTGATTATCACGATTTCTTTTGGCAAATTACAAAACAGTTCGATCGGAGTTGGAGCGAGAACGCGAGTCATATTTTTTCTCAGCACGAAACATCAAATACGGAGTTAGCGCGATCGTTTGAGAATTGGCGACAAAGTTACTGTCAGGCATTGAATACCTTAAGCAATGTTGAGATCGACCAAATTCCCGATCGCTTAAATTCCTACAATTCTGAGGTTAGTCTAGTTCGTTCAGAGATTGAAGACGTTTGGAACCCAATCGCAGATGACGACAATTGGCAACCGTTCTATGATTTGTTAACTCGAATTCGTAAGTAA